One Deltaproteobacteria bacterium DNA segment encodes these proteins:
- a CDS encoding succinyl-CoA synthetase subunit alpha translates to MTNNYGAYAKLDKSGLENKYVVIVDGKVVAKGEDIENMLAKVRGRYPKKTPFVAKVPDDRMMIL, encoded by the coding sequence ATGACCAACAACTACGGGGCGTATGCCAAACTCGACAAGTCCGGGCTCGAAAACAAGTATGTCGTCATCGTGGACGGGAAGGTGGTGGCCAAGGGTGAGGACATCGAGAACATGCTCGCAAAGGTCAGGGGGCGTTATCCGAAGAAAACGCCTTTTGTGGCCAAGGTGCCCGATGACAGGATGATGATTCTGTGA